From a single Sulfuriferula thiophila genomic region:
- the metH gene encoding methionine synthase, which translates to MTDRTALLNAALKNRILILDGAMGTMIQSYKLEEVDYRGTSFADFGHDLKGNNDLLVLTQPQIIRAIHAAYLEAGADILETNSFNATAISMADYHMEHLVYELNVEAAKLARSAADEYTAKTPDKPRFVAGILGPTSRTASMSPDVNDPGFRNVTYDQLVTTYTEAIRGLLDGGADILMVETIFDTLNAKAALFAIEKFFDEHDCHAPVMISGTITDASGRTLSGQTTEAFLNSVRHIRPLSIGLNCALGAHELRQYVEELAAKADCYVSAHPNAGLPNAFGEYDESPEAMATQIGPWAAAGMLNVIGGCCGTTPAHIKAIREAVEAYPPRPIPDIERKLRISGLEPFNLGAGDLFVNVGERTNVTGSKMFARLIINGQYDEALAVARNQVEAGAQIIDINMDEGMLDAEAAMVRFLNLIASEPDIARVPIMIDSSKWSIIEAGLKCVQGKCIVNSISMKEGEAEFIERAKLCMRYGAAAVVMAFDEVGQADTQARKVEICTRAYKILTEQLNFPPEDIIFDPNIFAVATGIEEHNNYAVDFIEATREIKRTLPFAKISGGVSNVSFSFRGNEPVREAIHTVFLYHAIKAGMDMGIVNAGQLGVYDAIPADLLERVEDVVLNRRPDATERLVEFADSVKGSAKEQTEDLSWREAPVGQRLTHALVKGITTYIIEDTEAARLEAARPIHVIEGALMDGMNVVGDLFGEGKMFLPQVVKSARVMKQAVAHLIPFIEAEKALSGECAEAKGKIIMATVKGDVHDIGKNIVGVVLACNNYDVVDLGVMVPAAKILQAAIDEKADIIGLSGLITPSLEEMAHVAKEMERLGMKLPLLIGGATTSLAHTAVKIEPNYSGATVYVKDASRAVGVCTQLLSPDLRDAYMAEVKADYIRIRESHKGKRAQSKRATLAQARANALVTDWTTYTPPVPKQLGIQVFKDYPLAEIARYIDWTPFFQTWELHGRYPKILQDEVVGEEARKLFADAQAMLKRIIAEKWLHASGVIGLFPANRVDDDIEIYTDETRSTVAMTYHALRQQMEKPPGRPNMCLADFIAPKDSGVKDYIGGFAVTAGLDMDERVAAYEKDLDDYNAILLKALADRFAEAFAECMHARVRREFWGYAADETLSDEELIDEKYRGIRPAPGYPACPEHSEKAGLFALLHATENTGMQLTESYAMLPASSVSGFYFSHPESSYFAVAKIDRDQLEDYARRKDWDIATAERWLAPNLGYE; encoded by the coding sequence ATGACTGACCGCACTGCCTTACTTAACGCCGCACTAAAAAATCGCATCCTGATTCTGGATGGTGCAATGGGCACCATGATCCAGAGCTATAAACTGGAGGAAGTGGATTATCGCGGAACAAGCTTTGCTGATTTCGGTCATGATCTTAAAGGCAATAACGACTTGCTGGTACTGACCCAGCCCCAGATTATCCGTGCCATCCATGCCGCCTATCTGGAAGCGGGTGCCGACATACTGGAAACCAACAGCTTCAACGCCACCGCGATCTCCATGGCGGACTACCACATGGAGCATCTGGTCTATGAGCTCAACGTGGAAGCAGCAAAACTGGCACGCAGCGCTGCCGACGAATACACCGCCAAGACCCCCGACAAGCCACGCTTTGTTGCCGGCATCCTTGGCCCTACCAGTCGCACCGCGAGCATGTCGCCGGACGTCAATGACCCAGGCTTCCGCAACGTCACTTACGACCAGTTAGTAACCACTTACACCGAAGCTATCCGCGGCCTGCTCGATGGTGGCGCAGACATATTGATGGTGGAAACCATCTTCGATACGCTCAATGCCAAAGCCGCCCTGTTCGCCATCGAAAAATTTTTCGACGAGCATGACTGCCATGCGCCGGTAATGATTTCCGGCACCATCACCGACGCCTCCGGACGTACGCTGTCAGGCCAGACCACCGAGGCCTTCCTCAATTCGGTGCGCCACATCCGCCCACTGTCGATCGGCCTGAACTGCGCGCTGGGTGCGCACGAGTTGCGCCAGTATGTGGAAGAACTGGCCGCCAAAGCCGACTGTTATGTCTCCGCCCACCCTAACGCCGGGCTACCCAATGCATTTGGCGAATACGATGAATCGCCGGAAGCCATGGCCACACAAATCGGCCCATGGGCGGCTGCCGGCATGCTCAACGTCATCGGTGGCTGCTGCGGCACTACGCCAGCGCACATCAAGGCGATCCGCGAAGCGGTAGAAGCATATCCACCACGCCCGATCCCGGACATTGAACGCAAGTTGCGCATTTCCGGCCTGGAACCGTTCAATCTGGGCGCGGGTGATCTGTTTGTCAACGTTGGCGAACGCACCAACGTCACCGGCTCCAAAATGTTTGCGCGACTGATCATCAACGGCCAGTACGATGAAGCGCTGGCAGTAGCGCGTAACCAGGTCGAAGCGGGTGCGCAGATCATCGACATCAACATGGATGAAGGCATGCTCGATGCGGAAGCCGCCATGGTGCGCTTCCTCAACCTCATCGCCTCGGAGCCGGACATCGCCCGCGTACCGATCATGATCGATTCGTCCAAATGGTCGATCATCGAAGCCGGACTGAAATGCGTGCAGGGCAAATGCATCGTCAACTCCATTTCCATGAAAGAAGGCGAAGCCGAATTCATCGAACGCGCCAAGCTGTGCATGCGCTACGGCGCGGCGGCAGTGGTAATGGCATTCGACGAAGTCGGCCAGGCCGACACCCAGGCGCGCAAAGTCGAAATCTGCACCCGTGCTTATAAAATCCTCACCGAGCAGCTTAACTTCCCGCCGGAAGACATCATTTTCGACCCGAACATCTTCGCCGTAGCGACCGGTATCGAAGAGCATAATAATTATGCCGTTGATTTCATCGAGGCCACCCGCGAGATCAAACGTACCTTGCCGTTTGCCAAGATTTCCGGCGGTGTGTCCAACGTATCGTTCTCGTTCCGCGGCAATGAACCAGTACGCGAAGCGATCCACACTGTATTCCTCTACCATGCTATCAAGGCCGGCATGGACATGGGCATCGTCAACGCAGGACAATTAGGCGTGTACGATGCAATCCCCGCCGATCTGCTGGAGCGAGTGGAAGATGTCGTCCTCAACCGTCGTCCTGACGCTACCGAACGTCTGGTGGAGTTTGCCGATAGCGTTAAAGGCTCGGCCAAGGAGCAGACTGAGGATTTAAGCTGGCGCGAGGCACCGGTGGGGCAGCGCCTGACCCATGCACTGGTCAAAGGCATTACCACGTACATCATTGAGGACACCGAAGCCGCCCGTCTGGAGGCAGCTCGCCCGATCCACGTCATTGAAGGCGCGTTGATGGATGGCATGAATGTGGTCGGCGACCTGTTCGGCGAAGGCAAAATGTTCCTGCCGCAAGTAGTTAAATCTGCGCGGGTGATGAAACAGGCGGTCGCTCACCTGATCCCGTTTATTGAGGCGGAAAAGGCATTGAGTGGCGAATGCGCAGAAGCCAAAGGCAAGATCATCATGGCCACGGTCAAGGGCGACGTGCATGACATCGGCAAGAACATCGTCGGCGTGGTGCTGGCCTGCAACAACTACGACGTGGTCGATCTGGGCGTGATGGTGCCTGCCGCCAAAATCCTGCAAGCAGCGATTGATGAGAAAGCCGACATCATCGGCCTGTCCGGACTGATTACCCCATCGCTGGAAGAAATGGCGCATGTCGCCAAGGAAATGGAGCGGCTGGGTATGAAGCTGCCGCTGCTCATCGGCGGCGCGACCACCTCGCTGGCGCACACCGCGGTCAAGATCGAGCCGAATTACAGCGGCGCCACCGTATACGTAAAAGATGCCTCGCGCGCCGTCGGCGTCTGCACGCAACTGCTGTCACCCGACTTGCGCGACGCCTACATGGCAGAAGTCAAAGCCGATTACATCCGCATCCGTGAGAGCCACAAGGGCAAACGTGCCCAATCGAAACGCGCCACGCTGGCACAGGCCCGCGCCAATGCGCTGGTCACCGACTGGACGACGTACACGCCGCCAGTACCGAAACAGCTAGGCATCCAGGTTTTCAAGGACTACCCGCTCGCCGAAATCGCGCGCTATATTGACTGGACACCTTTTTTCCAGACCTGGGAACTGCATGGGCGTTACCCGAAAATACTGCAGGATGAAGTAGTCGGCGAAGAAGCGCGCAAGCTGTTTGCCGATGCCCAAGCCATGCTCAAACGCATCATCGCGGAAAAATGGCTGCATGCCAGCGGCGTTATCGGCCTGTTCCCCGCCAACCGCGTGGATGATGACATCGAAATCTATACCGATGAAACCCGCAGCACGGTGGCCATGACCTACCACGCCCTGCGTCAGCAGATGGAAAAGCCGCCAGGCCGCCCGAACATGTGCCTGGCCGATTTCATCGCACCTAAAGACAGCGGTGTGAAAGATTATATTGGCGGCTTTGCCGTCACTGCCGGGCTGGACATGGATGAGCGCGTCGCGGCCTACGAAAAGGATCTGGATGACTACAACGCCATCCTGCTCAAGGCGCTGGCCGACCGCTTTGCCGAAGCTTTTGCCGAGTGCATGCATGCTCGTGTGCGCCGCGAATTCTGGGGCTATGCTGCCGACGAGACCCTCAGCGACGAAGAACTGATCGACGAGAAATATCGCGGCATCCGTCCCGCACCTGGTTACCCGGCCTGCCCGGAACACAGCGAGAAAGCCGGGCTGTTCGCGTTGCTGCATGCTACTGAAAATACTGGCATGCAGCTCACCGAGAGTTACGCCATGTTGCCCGCCTCCAGCGTCTCCGGCTTCTATTTTTCCCACCCCGAATCCAGCTATTTCGCCGTTGCCAAGATAGACCGCGACCAGCTCGAAGATTACGCACGCCGCAAGGACTGGGATATCGCTACTGCCGAGCGCTGGCTGGCACCTAATCTGGGTTATGAATAA
- a CDS encoding rhodanese-like domain-containing protein, producing the protein MLQISPHELSGLLVRQPDAVIIDVRFQHERDEIGYVYGSYHIPLYTPEWDPNPDFSAAVAEVAGVDTPVIFICRTGNRSCEACNIVQAQGYHHIYNLREGYVGLVNLMPQTTSDDVCQLIRLPDQIGDIMGLCA; encoded by the coding sequence ATGTTGCAAATCAGTCCTCATGAATTGTCAGGTTTATTGGTGCGCCAACCAGATGCGGTCATTATTGATGTGCGCTTCCAGCACGAACGCGATGAAATCGGCTACGTGTATGGTTCATACCATATCCCTCTGTATACCCCGGAGTGGGACCCTAATCCCGATTTTTCAGCCGCAGTGGCGGAAGTTGCGGGAGTAGATACCCCGGTAATTTTTATCTGTCGTACCGGCAATCGTTCCTGTGAGGCTTGCAATATTGTACAGGCGCAGGGTTATCACCATATTTATAATTTGCGCGAGGGTTATGTCGGTTTGGTGAATTTAATGCCTCAGACTACTTCTGATGATGTCTGTCAATTAATCAGGTTGCCAGACCAGATAGGCGATATTATGGGTTTGTGCGCTTGA
- a CDS encoding YqgE/AlgH family protein, translating into MQTVNLTGHFLIAMPSMADERFSRTLTYICEHNEEGALGVIVNRPIEMNMSDLFTQIGSPLARTELAKQTLYFGGPVDTGRGFVLHQPVGHWQSTLAVNGTLGLTTSKDILDAIGEGGGPDKMMVSLGYAGWDAGQLEEELAQNAWLSVAADAQVIFDMPAEQRLEAAMRLLGVDYANLSEDAGHA; encoded by the coding sequence ATGCAGACTGTCAACCTTACCGGTCACTTCCTGATTGCCATGCCCAGCATGGCCGACGAACGCTTTTCGCGTACGCTTACCTATATTTGCGAACACAACGAAGAGGGTGCGTTGGGGGTTATCGTCAATCGTCCCATAGAAATGAATATGAGTGATCTGTTTACACAGATAGGCTCACCGCTGGCACGTACGGAACTGGCAAAGCAAACCCTATATTTTGGCGGGCCGGTAGATACCGGCCGGGGCTTTGTGCTGCACCAGCCGGTGGGGCACTGGCAATCTACCCTCGCGGTAAATGGCACGCTGGGACTGACGACATCCAAAGACATCCTTGATGCGATCGGTGAAGGCGGCGGGCCAGACAAGATGATGGTATCGCTGGGTTATGCCGGCTGGGATGCCGGCCAGCTGGAAGAGGAATTGGCACAAAATGCCTGGCTCTCGGTTGCTGCTGACGCTCAGGTGATATTCGATATGCCGGCTGAACAGCGGCTGGAAGCCGCTATGCGTTTGCTGGGTGTGGATTACGCCAACTTGTCCGAAGATGCCGGACACGCATAA
- the ruvX gene encoding Holliday junction resolvase RuvX: protein MPDTHNRQSGAVLGFDFGLKRLGVAIGTLDLGLAHPLETITSEINTVRFERIAALINEWQPVLLVVGMPHHDDGAPHEFAPTCLRFANRLKGRFVLPVVWVDERYSSTAASMALTTSGVRGRKQKTMLDQVAAQQILQQYFDETESAHELA, encoded by the coding sequence ATGCCGGACACGCATAACAGACAATCCGGCGCGGTGCTTGGCTTCGATTTTGGCCTGAAGCGTCTTGGCGTGGCCATAGGCACTCTGGATCTGGGGCTGGCACACCCACTGGAAACCATCACCAGCGAGATTAATACTGTCCGGTTCGAGCGTATTGCTGCGTTAATCAATGAATGGCAACCGGTGCTGCTGGTGGTCGGTATGCCGCACCATGATGACGGTGCGCCGCATGAATTTGCCCCCACGTGCCTGCGCTTTGCCAATCGCCTCAAAGGCCGATTCGTTTTGCCGGTGGTGTGGGTAGATGAGCGCTACAGTTCAACTGCCGCGAGCATGGCGCTGACCACGTCCGGAGTGCGTGGGCGCAAGCAGAAAACCATGCTCGACCAAGTGGCTGCACAACAAATTTTGCAACAATATTTTGATGAAACGGAATCTGCTCATGAACTTGCCTAG
- the pyrR gene encoding bifunctional pyr operon transcriptional regulator/uracil phosphoribosyltransferase PyrR translates to MNLPSDYALELPSADALVIQLATAIKPTLTANTVLVGMHTGGVWAAEHLQPLLDATMPHGSLDISFYRDDFESIGLHAQVKPTRLPFEVEGRDILLVDDVLYTGRSVRAAMNALFDYGRPARIRLAVLIDRVGDRQLPIAADFVGAALSVPAHQHIHLVRDADMNLGLKLVDLK, encoded by the coding sequence ATGAACTTGCCTAGCGATTATGCGTTGGAGTTGCCAAGCGCCGACGCGCTGGTCATTCAATTGGCTACAGCGATTAAACCCACGCTGACGGCAAATACGGTTCTGGTCGGGATGCATACCGGCGGGGTTTGGGCAGCTGAACATCTGCAGCCGTTGCTTGATGCCACCATGCCGCACGGCAGCCTGGATATCTCGTTCTATCGCGATGACTTTGAAAGCATAGGTCTGCATGCCCAGGTTAAACCAACGCGCTTGCCCTTTGAAGTCGAAGGGCGGGATATTTTGCTGGTGGATGATGTGCTCTACACTGGCCGTTCGGTGCGCGCTGCGATGAATGCGCTGTTTGACTATGGCCGTCCGGCGCGTATCCGCCTGGCTGTGTTGATTGATCGTGTCGGCGACCGGCAGTTACCGATTGCCGCTGATTTTGTCGGCGCGGCATTGTCGGTGCCTGCTCATCAGCACATCCATTTAGTGCGCGATGCAGATATGAATCTTGGTTTGAAACTAGTGGACCTCAAATGA